Within the Deltaproteobacteria bacterium genome, the region AGCCGCCCGAGCACGAACGGCCCGTACCCCCGCAGCCCCGCCGCCGCCGGCCGCGTGGCGCGGAACACCGCCCCCGACAGGAACATGAAGAACGGCATGTGGAACTGGTACACCGCGAACTTCAGCCCCACGTACCACTCGTTCCCCACCGGCGGCTCCCGCGCCACCACATGCCCGAGCACGACCAGAAAGATCGCGACCCCCTTCGCGAGATCGATGTCGCTGAGTCGCTCTCGGGTTGCGTGTCGGTCGGCCGTCATAGCCACCTATCGGCAATCTCCGCTCGACCTCACACGACTCCGCTCGGCGTCGTCTGTCCGTGAAACTGAGACGGTGCCGGCAGGGGTTCGCCCTCGACGGTCTCCACGATGAGCTGGCAGATGCGGAGCTCGGGGGTCAGCACGAGTCCGAGCGGGCCGAGATTGATGATCTCGAGCGTAATGGTGCCTTCGAACCCGGCGTGGATCGTCGGGGCGGTGAAGTGAACCAGGAGACCGGTGCGCGCGAACGAGCTCCGCCCCTCGATCCGAGCCGCGAGCCTGCCTGCCAGCGGAAGACCCACGCGTTCGATCGTTCGACCCAATACGAAGCGGTTCGGCTCGAGCACGAGTCCAGATTCAGGTAGCACCTGAGGGTCGCAGGTGATCGCGAGCGTCTCGGCGATGCTGCCGGTGCGCAGATCGAAGTTCAGGCTCAGCCCGCGCTTGGGCACTTGAAGGTCGGGGGAGAGACGCAGATCCACCGACGACGAATTGAACGGGGAGACGCGGGACTCTGGGGGTGGATCGGGGCGAGGGTCGATTCGGAGCCGCCCATCGTCGAGCGCTGCGACCAGCTCACGGTTCGAAAGTACGCTCACTGCGGCAAGCCTGCGCGCGCCTACGCCGTCAGCAGGCTCTCTGCCTGGACCGCCACGTAGCTTCCGAATTCGACGCTCTGCACCGGGAGGAGCACAGTCGCAGATCCGTCGGCGTCGCGGCGAACAGGAAGCACGCGAACGCGGCCGCGGGATCGCTCCCCCCGACGGACGTCGCGTTCGCTCCTTACGAGCTCTTGGTCGACGGTGAGCATGATCGAGGTACCGCCGCGCTCGCTCTCGACCCGGATCGTGACGGAGCGCTCCGTGTCGAAGAGACCGGATGCGACGTCGCATTCGAGCCAACCCCACCTGACCTGCTCCATCGACGATCTCCTCGTTGCTCGGGTTCATTCTCGCGCGCGCCGAGTGGCAGATCAATGGGGGCGAGGTCCGCGAGAATTTCAGTTCACACGGACGCTGCAAACAGCGAGCTCCGCCCAGCGCAGCCACCCGGCGCTGCCGTCATCCATCGTCATCGTCGCCGGCGTTCTCCTCTTCGTCGTCCTCGATGTCCACGCCCATCGCGTTCACGTAGTCGCGGCGCACCGTTCGGAGCGACCGGCCTGATGCTGTTCGATCGACGAGGAAGAACCACCAACCTCCCGTCCTCCGCCCGGTGATCGCACTCGCGGCTTCCGTCGGGCCCGGATACGCCACCCCGTCGACCTCGATCTGTCCGTCTGGGAGCAGAGTCACGACTCGGTCGCTGTGCTTGCTTCGCCGTGGGAAGAGAGACATCCCCGGCTCGAGCACCCCGCCGTTGATGAGATCGGCGAGCTGGAGCTTCCTGCGAAGTCTGGGCCGGTCGGGCGAGAATCCCGACCGGTGGTTCGGCGGCACGGGCCAGATCTGGATGATCAGA harbors:
- the dcd gene encoding dCTP deaminase — protein: MNPSNEEIVDGAGQVGLARMRRRIRSLRHGALRHDPGRERARRYLDHAHRRPRARKERTRRPSGGAIPRPRSRASCSPRRRRICDCAPPGAERRIRKLRGGPGREPADGVGARRLAAVSVLSNRELVAALDDGRLRIDPRPDPPPESRVSPFNSSSVDLRLSPDLQVPKRGLSLNFDLRTGSIAETLAITCDPQVLPESGLVLEPNRFVLGRTIERVGLPLAGRLAARIEGRSSFARTGLLVHFTAPTIHAGFEGTITLEIINLGPLGLVLTPELRICQLIVETVEGEPLPAPSQFHGQTTPSGVV